The following proteins are co-located in the Spirosoma montaniterrae genome:
- a CDS encoding ArsR/SmtB family transcription factor has product MNLRRDVFQAIADPTRRAILLLVASQSMTAGAIAANFDTARPTVSKHLQILTECELVEQEQSGREVYYHINAKKMKEVADFIEPFRIMWDDQFNKLETIMKQYQSKQ; this is encoded by the coding sequence ATGAATTTACGACGAGACGTATTCCAGGCTATAGCAGACCCGACAAGACGGGCTATACTTCTGTTGGTGGCATCACAATCTATGACAGCCGGTGCAATAGCGGCAAACTTCGACACAGCCAGGCCGACTGTTTCAAAGCACCTGCAAATACTCACCGAATGTGAATTAGTTGAACAAGAACAGAGCGGCAGGGAGGTTTACTACCATATTAATGCAAAAAAAATGAAAGAGGTAGCCGACTTCATCGAGCCGTTCCGCATAATGTGGGACGATCAATTCAACAAACTGGAAACGATTATGAAGCAGTACCAATCAAAACAATAA
- a CDS encoding SRPBCC family protein: protein MERKTKINAESGKQELTITREFDLPLELLFKAYAEAELIEQWMGTKVLKLESKKHGSYQFETTDAEGNTIFRANGVIHEFSSNQKITRTFEIENTPFPIQLEFLEFQKLTDHASKLSIHILYRSVAHRDQVLQLPFGHGMNMAHNRLQDIANKLK from the coding sequence GTGGAACGAAAAACGAAGATAAATGCCGAAAGTGGCAAACAGGAATTGACGATTACGCGGGAGTTCGATTTGCCGTTGGAATTGCTTTTTAAAGCGTATGCAGAGGCCGAACTTATTGAGCAGTGGATGGGAACAAAAGTGCTGAAACTGGAAAGTAAAAAACATGGCAGTTATCAATTTGAAACAACTGACGCTGAGGGTAATACCATATTCAGGGCGAATGGAGTGATCCATGAGTTTAGCTCAAATCAGAAAATCACCCGCACATTTGAAATAGAGAATACCCCCTTCCCCATCCAGCTTGAGTTCCTTGAATTTCAGAAGCTCACCGATCATGCCAGTAAACTAAGTATTCATATACTATACAGGTCGGTTGCTCACAGAGACCAAGTGTTGCAATTACCTTTCGGCCACGGTATGAACATGGCACACAACCGATTACAGGACATCGCAAACAAGCTAAAGTAA
- a CDS encoding YdeI/OmpD-associated family protein: MNPKVDWYYNKARKWQEELEQLRIIALDCGLTEDLKWGVPCYTFQKSNILLIHVFKEYCAFLFVKGALLHDAEGILIQQTENVQAARQIRFTSVQEIVKMKPTLKAYIFEAIEAEKAGLKVNFKERTEFVIPEEFQQTLDEMPALKTAFETLTPGRQKAYLLHFSAPKQAKTRQSRVEKCVQQILDGKGLND; the protein is encoded by the coding sequence ATGAATCCTAAGGTTGATTGGTACTACAATAAAGCCAGGAAGTGGCAGGAAGAACTGGAGCAGTTGAGAATAATTGCTCTTGACTGTGGGCTGACCGAAGACTTAAAGTGGGGCGTTCCTTGTTACACGTTTCAAAAAAGTAATATTCTTTTAATTCATGTGTTCAAAGAATACTGTGCCTTTTTGTTTGTTAAAGGTGCTTTGTTACATGATGCCGAAGGTATTCTAATCCAACAAACGGAGAATGTGCAGGCCGCCCGCCAGATTCGATTTACCAGTGTTCAGGAAATAGTTAAGATGAAACCTACCCTGAAAGCCTACATTTTTGAAGCGATAGAAGCGGAGAAAGCTGGTTTAAAGGTAAATTTCAAGGAAAGAACAGAATTTGTAATTCCTGAAGAATTCCAACAGACATTAGATGAAATGCCTGCCCTCAAAACTGCGTTCGAGACATTGACACCAGGGCGGCAAAAAGCGTATCTCCTTCATTTCTCTGCGCCTAAACAAGCCAAAACCCGGCAGTCAAGGGTTGAAAAATGTGTACAACAAATTCTTGATGGGAAAGGATTGAACGATTGA
- a CDS encoding RNA polymerase sigma factor, with protein sequence MANASVIPALPDLLAGCLRNHRRSQELLYRQFYGYAMSVCLRYAPTREGALEVLNDGFLKVFTRLEQYDPTQPFKGWLRRILINAAVDHYRQEVRHHYHEDVEKTSQTLATNAADANSQLAHEELLGLIQQLSPGYRLVFNLYVMDGFTHEEIATQLGISVGASKSNLARARENLRLLIKQVNYDEYARANR encoded by the coding sequence ATGGCTAACGCTTCTGTCATACCAGCTTTGCCTGACTTGCTGGCGGGTTGTTTACGCAACCACCGCAGGAGCCAGGAGTTGCTGTACCGGCAGTTCTACGGCTATGCCATGAGCGTTTGCCTGCGCTATGCGCCTACCCGCGAAGGTGCGCTGGAGGTGTTGAACGATGGATTTTTGAAGGTTTTTACGCGTTTGGAGCAGTACGACCCCACGCAGCCGTTCAAAGGCTGGCTTCGGCGGATTCTGATCAATGCCGCCGTTGATCACTACCGACAGGAAGTACGGCATCATTACCACGAAGACGTAGAAAAAACCAGCCAGACGCTGGCTACTAATGCCGCCGACGCAAACAGCCAACTCGCCCACGAAGAATTACTGGGTCTGATTCAGCAGTTATCGCCCGGATATCGGTTGGTATTTAATCTCTACGTTATGGATGGGTTTACGCACGAAGAAATTGCCACACAACTTGGCATTTCGGTGGGTGCCTCGAAGTCGAATCTGGCGCGGGCGCGCGAAAATCTGCGCCTGTTGATTAAACAAGTAAACTACGACGAGTATGCAAGAGCTAACCGATGA
- a CDS encoding ubiquinol-cytochrome c reductase iron-sulfur subunit — translation METKPTINNQQSRAEFLRSLGLSSAALMAFYCMGTLTSCSSDSDDPAPAPAPPSNVDFTLDLTTSDFSKLKTIGQFAYRDSIIVARVKDGSYVALSKACTHQGTDVQYRLNEDDFWCSNHGSEFGANGVVQVGPAARALTVYKTALSTDGNRLRVTA, via the coding sequence ATGGAAACCAAACCAACTATCAACAATCAACAAAGCCGGGCCGAATTTCTGCGGAGCCTCGGACTAAGCAGCGCGGCTCTGATGGCCTTCTACTGCATGGGAACGCTCACGTCCTGCTCCAGCGACAGCGATGACCCTGCCCCCGCTCCGGCTCCCCCCAGTAATGTTGACTTTACGCTTGATCTGACTACCAGCGACTTCAGCAAACTCAAAACAATCGGTCAGTTTGCATATCGCGACAGCATTATTGTGGCGCGGGTCAAAGACGGGAGCTATGTTGCGCTCTCGAAAGCCTGCACCCACCAGGGCACCGACGTGCAGTATCGACTGAATGAAGATGATTTCTGGTGCAGTAATCATGGCTCTGAATTTGGTGCCAATGGGGTAGTACAGGTTGGCCCGGCAGCCCGTGCGCTGACGGTGTACAAAACAGCGTTGAGTACCGACGGAAATCGTCTTCGGGTCACAGCCTAA
- a CDS encoding YceI family protein, which yields MKQLLIGSLAAMLLCAFVAPLAKRKLMADKSLSTVTYAASHPLHKWEGVSREVNCALIYNDETKQPESVAVSIKVTSFDSKNNNRDSHAIEVLDGLKYPNVTFTSSDIKAGEGGTLVATGNLTFHGVARPVTLRANRKDAAGKMTITGGFPITMSAHNIERPSLMGLKTDDEMTLSFNVVFPL from the coding sequence ATGAAACAGCTACTAATTGGCAGTCTGGCTGCAATGCTGCTGTGTGCATTTGTGGCACCGCTGGCAAAGCGAAAGCTCATGGCCGACAAATCACTGTCGACCGTTACATATGCGGCCAGTCATCCGCTGCATAAGTGGGAGGGAGTGAGCCGCGAAGTCAACTGCGCGTTAATCTACAACGATGAAACCAAACAGCCCGAAAGCGTGGCCGTGTCAATTAAAGTGACGTCGTTCGACAGTAAGAACAACAACCGCGATTCGCACGCTATTGAAGTACTCGATGGATTGAAGTACCCAAACGTAACCTTCACCAGTTCAGACATCAAAGCAGGCGAAGGCGGAACACTGGTTGCTACTGGTAATCTTACGTTTCACGGCGTTGCAAGGCCCGTTACGCTGCGGGCCAACCGCAAAGATGCCGCCGGTAAAATGACGATTACCGGTGGGTTTCCGATAACGATGAGTGCGCATAACATTGAACGCCCCTCACTGATGGGCCTGAAAACCGACGACGAAATGACACTGTCGTTTAACGTAGTATTTCCATTGTAG
- a CDS encoding S8 family peptidase, whose product MKRLYYIVSLTLALYACQGRLEPVVPVAETANSSEDIDGFIRETMRTKGDFRWSMASDQLIWQALRESDGILSIGYKPASMSADLRETIHTIDITAANWRQARQQLFELAFAEERKLNPALTAADLEAFAETTLPVMDLRVSSIETIRKLRQSNAVRYVEPMGYQPGQASGSRAKTASSSGCGSNIADIPLFEGQDYNTVSPNTKSPWHHPFHGIRDGWSRSTGAGMNVLLIDTGVSNDQDNLGSAFNQGSSSGRRVEKLVTLGKAWPWSSAETPNDGCGHGTSMAGVLTGPRGTDGAAVGVAYNAGLVSVRAAVDVVLNESREMKGVADAYVLAGNRADVKITSMSLGTPLYNSQVADAVRYAYNRGKLMFCAGGTSFGWSAGWVGVIFPASMDEVQAVTGVKDNLNQRCDACHDGSQIDFVVVMEKASNGRHIPTLAMSGNPPSTVGGSSAATATTAGMAALVWAQNPGQTREQVVEKLVRASSNYPNRSGNFGWGRINVNAALGGVSQ is encoded by the coding sequence ATGAAAAGATTATACTACATCGTCAGTTTGACGCTGGCTCTCTATGCATGTCAGGGCCGTCTGGAGCCGGTAGTGCCAGTAGCCGAAACCGCTAACTCGTCGGAAGACATCGACGGGTTTATCCGCGAAACGATGCGAACGAAGGGCGACTTTCGCTGGTCAATGGCCTCGGATCAACTGATCTGGCAGGCACTGCGCGAATCAGACGGTATTTTATCCATCGGCTACAAACCGGCCAGCATGTCTGCCGATCTGCGCGAAACGATTCATACCATCGACATTACTGCGGCCAACTGGCGGCAGGCCCGGCAACAACTTTTCGAGCTGGCTTTTGCGGAAGAACGCAAACTGAACCCGGCTCTCACCGCAGCCGATCTTGAAGCTTTCGCTGAAACCACGCTGCCTGTCATGGACTTACGCGTGAGCAGTATAGAAACCATTCGGAAGTTGCGACAGTCGAATGCAGTGCGGTATGTGGAGCCGATGGGGTATCAGCCCGGTCAGGCTTCGGGCAGCCGGGCAAAGACCGCATCGAGCAGCGGTTGTGGCTCCAACATTGCCGATATTCCGCTTTTCGAGGGGCAGGACTATAACACTGTTTCACCCAACACCAAATCGCCGTGGCATCATCCGTTTCATGGCATCCGCGACGGATGGAGTCGCAGCACGGGTGCGGGTATGAACGTGCTGCTGATCGATACCGGCGTTAGCAATGATCAGGATAACCTCGGAAGCGCGTTCAATCAGGGCAGCTCGTCGGGCCGGCGTGTTGAAAAATTAGTCACACTCGGCAAAGCATGGCCGTGGTCTTCGGCAGAAACGCCGAACGACGGCTGCGGGCATGGCACATCGATGGCGGGTGTATTGACCGGGCCACGCGGCACCGACGGAGCCGCCGTGGGCGTGGCCTACAACGCGGGTCTGGTGTCAGTACGGGCGGCTGTCGATGTGGTTTTGAACGAATCGCGCGAGATGAAAGGGGTAGCAGATGCATACGTGCTGGCGGGCAATCGGGCCGATGTTAAGATTACGAGTATGTCGTTGGGAACGCCATTGTACAATTCACAGGTGGCTGATGCCGTTCGATACGCCTACAACCGGGGCAAGCTGATGTTCTGCGCGGGTGGCACTTCGTTTGGCTGGTCGGCGGGCTGGGTTGGGGTTATTTTTCCGGCCAGTATGGATGAAGTTCAGGCTGTTACGGGCGTTAAAGATAACCTGAACCAACGCTGCGATGCCTGCCACGACGGTAGTCAGATCGATTTTGTGGTGGTGATGGAAAAAGCCAGCAACGGGCGTCATATTCCCACGTTGGCTATGAGCGGAAATCCGCCCTCAACGGTTGGTGGCTCGTCGGCGGCAACGGCCACAACAGCGGGTATGGCTGCACTGGTGTGGGCGCAAAACCCCGGTCAGACGCGTGAGCAGGTGGTCGAAAAACTCGTTCGGGCCTCATCGAATTACCCCAACCGCAGCGGCAATTTCGGCTGGGGTCGCATTAACGTCAACGCAGCTTTGGGCGGAGTGAGCCAGTAG
- a CDS encoding Uma2 family endonuclease, whose translation MIATKSGVQTRKPKAKVPEYLIYEIMDGKPIHYKGYRDVLGGTKTYSEIMGSSSLQSLIVTHLVIWLGKQIDDSQFTILSSEAGLHLDRRNNLAGDILVFDNATLPIEAIDEFYAQVPPKIVIEVDISADPTDMDTDSYIFKKTQKLLNFGVERVIWITTQAKKVTVATPHDDWQVKDWHKDIEVMEGLSFNVGRYLTQKGSPFA comes from the coding sequence ATGATTGCAACCAAATCGGGCGTGCAGACCAGAAAGCCCAAAGCTAAAGTGCCGGAGTACCTCATCTATGAAATCATGGATGGCAAGCCTATTCATTACAAAGGCTATCGCGACGTATTGGGCGGCACAAAAACGTATTCGGAAATTATGGGGTCAAGTTCTTTACAATCATTAATTGTTACACACCTTGTTATTTGGCTTGGCAAGCAAATAGACGATAGTCAATTCACCATTTTATCGAGCGAAGCAGGATTGCATCTCGACAGGCGAAACAATCTGGCGGGCGATATTCTGGTTTTCGACAACGCTACGTTACCCATTGAAGCCATTGACGAATTTTATGCGCAGGTTCCGCCAAAAATCGTTATCGAAGTAGACATATCAGCCGATCCTACTGATATGGATACTGACAGTTATATTTTCAAGAAGACCCAAAAACTGCTCAACTTCGGCGTCGAACGCGTGATCTGGATTACAACCCAGGCCAAAAAAGTAACCGTCGCAACCCCGCACGACGATTGGCAGGTCAAGGACTGGCACAAAGACATCGAGGTTATGGAGGGCCTATCGTTTAACGTAGGCCGTTACCTGACGCAAAAAGGTTCTCCTTTCGCCTGA
- a CDS encoding cupin domain-containing protein: MQRRSFLPFPLVASALPAVFAEIGTTPPNQYVLVRSGEGRNEKPLRIQDSEFHIVVSTKDSNGQCVLFDTLRHGPSGPALHLHTDVDEWFYVVSGTFKFQADNDTLRLNPGDSLFVPRNMAHAFVKTSEGTARLLVMHQPAGTMEEFFQQTSQLPNQSLENRKIIAEKHGMKILGPSLKPD; the protein is encoded by the coding sequence ATGCAACGCCGTTCGTTTCTACCATTTCCTTTAGTGGCTTCGGCCCTGCCCGCTGTATTTGCCGAAATTGGGACCACCCCGCCCAACCAGTACGTGCTGGTACGGTCGGGAGAGGGCCGCAATGAAAAACCGTTACGCATCCAGGACTCTGAATTTCATATTGTTGTGTCAACAAAAGACAGCAACGGCCAGTGCGTATTATTCGACACGCTCCGGCACGGGCCATCGGGGCCAGCCCTGCATCTGCATACCGACGTAGACGAATGGTTTTATGTGGTCAGTGGTACGTTTAAATTTCAGGCGGACAACGACACCCTGCGTTTGAACCCCGGCGACTCGCTGTTTGTGCCGCGCAATATGGCCCATGCGTTTGTCAAAACCAGCGAAGGCACGGCCCGGCTTCTGGTGATGCACCAACCCGCTGGTACAATGGAAGAGTTTTTTCAGCAAACGAGCCAATTACCCAACCAAAGCCTCGAAAACCGCAAAATAATTGCCGAAAAACACGGTATGAAGATTCTCGGACCCAGTCTCAAACCCGATTGA
- a CDS encoding cupin domain-containing protein, whose product MQRRTFMAATIAAMPAVALGENLTATTARHDKGFVVKAKQSRFNESTKLYGTSPNDIKVSGKDTDGLLTLFEYAGNEKGGPPLHVHPHQDEIFFIVEGDYLFQVGNDTHRLQAGDTIFLPRNVPHTFAQTSARGKMFFLFQPSGKMEDYFRVLAALKQPPAPEQGAKIFADHDMQVVGPPLQF is encoded by the coding sequence ATGCAAAGACGAACCTTCATGGCTGCCACCATAGCGGCCATGCCAGCCGTAGCACTGGGCGAAAACCTGACCGCCACGACCGCCCGCCACGACAAAGGCTTTGTGGTGAAAGCAAAGCAGAGCCGCTTCAACGAATCGACCAAACTTTACGGAACAAGCCCCAACGACATCAAGGTGTCGGGTAAAGACACCGACGGGCTGCTTACCCTATTCGAATATGCCGGCAATGAGAAAGGCGGGCCACCCCTGCACGTACACCCCCATCAGGACGAAATCTTCTTTATTGTAGAAGGCGATTATCTGTTTCAGGTAGGTAACGATACGCACCGTTTGCAGGCAGGCGACACCATTTTTCTACCCCGCAATGTGCCGCATACGTTTGCTCAGACATCGGCACGCGGAAAAATGTTTTTTCTATTTCAGCCTTCGGGTAAAATGGAAGATTATTTCCGGGTGCTTGCTGCACTGAAACAGCCGCCAGCACCCGAGCAGGGCGCGAAAATTTTTGCCGACCACGATATGCAGGTGGTGGGGCCACCGCTTCAGTTTTGA
- a CDS encoding helix-turn-helix domain-containing protein, with the protein MVLQEYKPSPALSAYIRTFRLVQYEYKVDGSLPVKAYPPRPEHCLSFYARDVEQVEYDYSRVKTGNMRTVLFGQQTEVSNRLVGNVFLLIQVVFKPGALFRLTGIPSGELTNQYIDAETVFSTNIKFVNDQINDCATYVQMIGVVEQFLLGELARKAIRPVHALDCALGTLFGNDAVPGVDWLAGRSCLSVRQFERAFNERMGVSPKFYLKVLRFENAFRLRNKYPNADWLSIALQCGFYDYQHLAKDYKTLTGYGPNAFHQIDLSGPERLFGEADTY; encoded by the coding sequence ATGGTACTTCAGGAATACAAACCCAGCCCGGCCCTCTCAGCCTACATTCGCACGTTCAGACTCGTTCAATACGAGTATAAAGTAGATGGTAGCCTTCCGGTTAAGGCTTACCCGCCCCGCCCCGAACACTGCCTGAGCTTCTACGCCCGCGATGTTGAACAGGTCGAATACGATTATAGCCGTGTAAAAACAGGCAACATGCGAACCGTTTTGTTCGGGCAGCAAACCGAAGTGAGCAACCGACTGGTTGGCAACGTTTTTTTGCTGATTCAGGTGGTGTTCAAACCCGGTGCGCTGTTCCGGCTCACGGGCATTCCGTCGGGTGAGTTAACGAATCAGTACATCGACGCCGAAACGGTGTTTTCGACCAACATTAAATTCGTTAACGACCAGATTAACGACTGCGCTACATACGTCCAGATGATTGGGGTGGTTGAGCAATTTCTGCTCGGCGAACTCGCACGCAAAGCCATCCGGCCCGTTCACGCGCTCGATTGCGCGCTTGGGACGCTCTTTGGCAACGATGCCGTGCCGGGCGTCGATTGGCTGGCGGGGCGGTCGTGCTTGTCGGTGCGGCAGTTTGAGCGGGCTTTCAACGAGCGCATGGGTGTTTCGCCCAAATTTTACCTGAAAGTGCTGCGGTTTGAAAACGCTTTCCGGCTCCGCAACAAATACCCCAACGCCGACTGGCTATCTATTGCCCTTCAGTGTGGTTTTTACGACTATCAGCATTTAGCGAAAGACTATAAAACCCTGACCGGCTACGGCCCCAACGCATTTCACCAGATTGACCTAAGCGGCCCCGAACGCTTGTTTGGCGAAGCCGATACGTACTAA
- a CDS encoding cupin domain-containing protein, whose protein sequence is MKRNEFLLSALLAGPAISQKPTLVSPDVPRKKLAPFYVPPHSEPLMPGEEGISLRLKVRTRDTDNQFGSVEFAIAPKTIGPIPHVHENLDEIMFVHEGEMHVMVGNEVTIVKAGGYHMRPHGIIHCFWNASDQPARFTDLFFNQNFDDFFEELFYKLMPRWREQGIGRGSSEAVRQRADLNKRFGLTQFPEKRQAIIDQYGLRG, encoded by the coding sequence ATGAAGCGTAACGAGTTTTTGTTGTCCGCTTTACTGGCTGGCCCGGCTATCAGCCAAAAACCGACATTAGTCTCCCCCGACGTACCGCGCAAAAAACTGGCCCCGTTCTACGTGCCGCCCCATTCGGAACCGCTGATGCCTGGCGAAGAGGGAATCAGCCTGCGCCTGAAAGTACGAACCCGTGATACCGACAATCAGTTTGGCTCGGTTGAGTTTGCTATTGCTCCCAAAACGATTGGGCCGATTCCGCACGTTCACGAAAATTTAGACGAAATCATGTTTGTGCACGAAGGCGAAATGCACGTGATGGTGGGCAATGAGGTAACGATCGTAAAAGCCGGTGGCTACCACATGCGTCCGCACGGCATCATACACTGCTTCTGGAACGCTTCTGACCAGCCCGCCCGCTTTACCGACCTGTTTTTTAACCAGAACTTTGACGACTTCTTCGAGGAGTTATTTTATAAACTTATGCCCCGTTGGCGCGAGCAGGGCATTGGGCGTGGGTCGTCAGAGGCTGTTCGGCAACGCGCCGACCTCAACAAACGATTTGGCCTGACGCAGTTTCCTGAAAAACGACAGGCCATCATCGACCAATACGGCCTGCGTGGGTAA
- a CDS encoding M20/M25/M40 family metallo-hydrolase, which yields MRRTFYVSRFSATLAGLGTVGLLTAFFPNKPSLEKTFARINREVQQNSRAYETLADASEKIGHRLTGSANGTRAEQYAFDLLSSYDFKEVRYEPFEVEAWARDTATLSVVPNRSDNFRDVPVVALAHSPVQAHVKGEIIDVGNGLEGDFAALKDKIKGKVVLVNIGLAAPTKGARNLHRSEKTALAIQYGASGVIMVNLVPGNVLLTGTASVTGKLIPIPSVCISLESGQALRSWMQEEPSRLHALIDMTNTSRKIRARNVIATLKGSKFPDEKIIVGGHLDSWDLATGAIDNGIGSFAVMDIARTFRALKLKPRRTIEFVLFMGEEQGLLGSRAMVENLKKAGQLDNVRYMLNLDMTNDPTGLNAFGRSDMTTFLSSVGESMKRTEPTFANQMMNQAGLHSDHQPFMLEGVPVVGMNGHLDRSVLDCYHANCDRINLVDREQMRNTVRYASMLLYALADAENIPTRRQTDTQTRDFLVAQGLRTPLQIANEWRWKE from the coding sequence ATGCGCCGAACGTTTTACGTGTCTCGCTTCTCAGCCACCCTTGCTGGCTTAGGCACGGTTGGTCTGCTGACCGCTTTTTTCCCGAATAAACCCTCACTTGAAAAAACGTTCGCCCGCATCAACCGCGAGGTGCAACAGAACAGCCGTGCTTACGAAACGTTGGCCGATGCATCCGAAAAAATCGGCCACCGCCTGACGGGTAGTGCAAACGGCACCCGCGCCGAGCAATACGCCTTCGATTTGCTGTCGTCGTATGACTTTAAAGAGGTTCGGTACGAGCCGTTTGAGGTTGAAGCCTGGGCCCGCGACACGGCTACGCTGTCTGTGGTGCCGAATCGCAGCGACAATTTCCGCGACGTGCCGGTGGTGGCTCTGGCGCACTCGCCCGTGCAGGCGCATGTGAAGGGCGAAATCATCGACGTAGGCAACGGATTAGAAGGTGACTTTGCGGCTCTGAAAGACAAAATCAAGGGCAAAGTCGTATTAGTAAACATCGGGCTGGCGGCTCCAACGAAAGGGGCACGTAACCTGCATCGCTCCGAAAAAACCGCATTGGCAATTCAGTACGGCGCATCGGGCGTAATTATGGTGAACCTCGTGCCAGGCAACGTACTACTGACCGGCACGGCTTCGGTAACGGGCAAACTCATTCCGATTCCATCGGTCTGTATCTCGCTCGAAAGCGGGCAGGCGCTGCGGTCGTGGATGCAGGAAGAACCCAGCCGACTCCATGCCCTGATCGACATGACCAACACGAGCCGCAAAATTCGCGCCCGTAATGTGATTGCCACGCTCAAAGGGTCGAAATTTCCCGACGAAAAAATCATCGTTGGTGGGCATTTGGATTCGTGGGATTTGGCGACGGGGGCTATCGACAATGGCATCGGTTCGTTTGCCGTGATGGACATTGCCCGCACGTTCCGGGCCTTAAAGCTGAAACCCCGGCGCACCATCGAGTTTGTGCTGTTTATGGGCGAAGAACAGGGGTTGCTCGGTTCGCGGGCGATGGTCGAGAATCTGAAAAAAGCGGGGCAGTTAGACAACGTTCGCTACATGCTGAACCTCGACATGACCAACGACCCCACCGGCCTGAACGCCTTTGGTCGCAGCGACATGACGACCTTTCTGAGCAGCGTGGGCGAGAGCATGAAACGCACCGAACCCACCTTTGCCAACCAAATGATGAATCAGGCCGGGCTGCACTCCGACCATCAGCCATTTATGCTCGAAGGGGTGCCGGTAGTGGGCATGAACGGCCACCTCGACCGGTCGGTACTCGACTGCTACCATGCCAACTGCGACCGAATCAATCTCGTTGACCGCGAACAGATGCGAAATACGGTTCGCTACGCCAGTATGCTGCTGTATGCCCTCGCCGATGCCGAAAATATTCCAACGCGCCGACAAACCGACACCCAAACCCGCGATTTCCTCGTGGCGCAGGGATTGCGAACGCCCCTGCAAATTGCCAACGAATGGCGGTGGAAGGAGTAA
- a CDS encoding Hsp20/alpha crystallin family protein, translated as MRGQCNPGYGSARQQYGSPFYGKFGGPAWTGPAMVRRPKYNVPINILDRGDAFDVYVYALGFDKENITVSVADDLLHISGTRSLDADQEPNFVRQEYPVKTFERVVQLNDKVDVAGISARQENGVLIVTLPKKPETPTQQVAIA; from the coding sequence ATGCGAGGACAATGCAATCCGGGCTACGGCTCAGCCCGTCAACAGTATGGTAGCCCTTTTTACGGCAAGTTCGGTGGCCCGGCCTGGACTGGCCCGGCGATGGTTCGTCGGCCAAAATACAACGTACCGATCAACATTCTCGACCGGGGCGACGCGTTCGACGTTTACGTCTACGCTTTAGGCTTTGACAAAGAGAATATAACAGTTTCTGTAGCCGACGATCTGTTGCATATCAGCGGCACGCGTTCGCTTGACGCCGATCAGGAGCCGAATTTCGTTCGGCAGGAGTATCCGGTGAAGACATTTGAGCGTGTAGTGCAACTCAATGATAAAGTTGATGTGGCAGGCATTTCGGCCCGGCAGGAAAACGGCGTACTGATTGTGACGCTGCCTAAAAAACCCGAAACGCCCACACAACAGGTCGCAATCGCTTAA